A genomic segment from Corylus avellana chromosome ca5, CavTom2PMs-1.0 encodes:
- the LOC132180506 gene encoding LOW QUALITY PROTEIN: protein STRUBBELIG-RECEPTOR FAMILY 3-like (The sequence of the model RefSeq protein was modified relative to this genomic sequence to represent the inferred CDS: deleted 2 bases in 1 codon): MRFSVGSMGGKRSAMKSKNLKIYAQFLLWFLLICAARVSLAATNPSDVAAINNLYAALGNPVLPGWVAAGGDPCGEAWQGVVCKDTVIIRIVLNAANLGGELGDNLRMFTSIEAIDLSNNHIGGSIPSNLPATMQNIFLSANQFTGSIPMSLSTLTQLTAMSVNDNHLSGEIPDAFQSLTGLINLDLSSNNFSGKLPPSVENLSSLTTLRLQNNQLSGTLDVLQDLPLRDLNIENNQFSGPIPDKLLSIPNFLKDGNPFNATSAPLPPPTSPLKPPPAGPAPPFFKTPDTQNTPGKQADGPSPIEESNSGKSKKSLTTKQVVGISVAGFFLVIVLVLGVLLLIPKFSRRRELDDRFSKRHQIGAYEGDRQNPGDNGSLFQPNKEKVPKGAIVRPKEDHQTQTTRIVGARPKPQDEKKRDVQKMGTIPKREDHEIDMSKFDTYSMLPPPPSLPPPSPPSLSPPLSEKVIVELKLPAEVTTVKPSTRNPFPPTYAKSFTIASLQQYTNSFSPENLIGGGMLGNVYRAQLPDGKLLAVKKLDKRASSQQKDDEFLELVNNIDGIRHANIVELIGYCAEHGQRLLIYEYCSNGTLQDALHSDDEPKRNLSWNTRIRMALGAARALEYLHEFCQPPVIHRNFKSSNLLLDEDLLVRVSDCGLAPLIASGSVSQLSGSLLSTYGYGAPEFESGIYTQKSDVYSFGVVMLELLTGRMSYDRTRTRGEQYLVRWATTQLHDIDALSRMVDPALNGKYPTKSVSHFADVIARCVMSEPEFRPSMSEVVQDLMDMIRREANGGGSHED, encoded by the exons ATGAGGTTCAGTGTGGGATCAATGGGTGGGAAGAGATCTGCTATGAAGTCCAAGAATTTGAAGATCTATGCACAGTTTTTGTTGTGGTTCTTGTTGATCTGTGCCGCGCGGGTTTCGCTTGCAGCGACTAATCCAAGTGATG TTGCTGCAATCAATAACCTATATGCTGCACTGGGCAACCCTGTTCTTCCTGGTTGGGTTGCTGCTGGAGGAGACCCGTGTGGTGAAGCATGGCAAGGTGTGGTGTGTAAAGATACAGTTATAATAAGAAT TGTTCTTAATGCCGCTAATTTGGGAGGAGAACTAGGTGATAACTTGCGCATGTTTACTTCTATAGAAGCAAT AGATCTAAGCAACAACCACATTGGAGGGAGTATTCCATCCAACTTGCCAGCTACCATGCAAAACAT TTTCCTTTCAGCTAACCAGTTCACTGGAAGTATCCCGATGTCTTTATCCACTTTGACTCAACTGACAGCCAT GTCTGTCAATGACAATCATTTATCTGGAGAAATACCGGATGCTTTTCAATCCCTGACAGGGTTGATCAATCT AGATTTGTCCAGTAACAATTTTAGTGGGAAACTACCTCCTTCTGTAGAAAATTTGTCTTCTCTGACCACCCT ACGCTTGCAGAACAATCAGCTGTCTGGGACCCTGGATGTTTTACAAGATCTGCCTCTGAGAGATTT GAATATAGAGAATAATCAGTTCTCTGGACCAATACCTGACAAGTTGCTAAGCATTCCAAACTTTCT AAAAGATGGAAACCCATTCAATGCTACCAGTGCTCCACTTCCTCCTCCTACATCTCCATTAAAACCACCACCAGCAGGTCCAGCACCACCATTTTTTAAGACACCAGACACTCAAAATACACCTGGAAAACAGGCTGATGGTCCATCTCCAATAGAGGAATCAAACTCtggaaaatcaaaaaaatctttAACCACTAAACAGGTGGTTGGAATATCAGTTGCaggtttttttttagttattgttCTGGTACTGGGAGTTCTACTCCTGATTCCAAAGTTTAGCAGACGAAGGGAACTGGATGACAGATTTTCCAAGCGGCATCAAATAGGTGCATATGAAGGCGACAGACAGAATCCTGGGGACAATGGATCCTTATTTCAACCAAACAAGGAGAAag TACCAAAGGGGGCAATTGTTAGGCCAAAGGAGGATCATCAGACACAGACGACTAGAATAGTAGGAGCACGTCCAAAACCACAGgatgagaaaaagagagatgtgcaGAAAATGGGCACAATACCAAAGAGGGAGGATCATGAGATAGATATGAGTAAATTTGATACATATTCAATGCTTCCTCcacctccctccctccctcctccctcccctccctccctctccccTCCCCTCTCG GAGAAGGTCATTGTAGAGCTAAAATTACCTGCTGAAGTAACTACAGTGAAGCCTTCCACCAGAAATCCATTCCCCCCAACTTATGCAAAGTCTTTCACCATTGCATCCCTTCAGCAATATACAAACAGCTTCTCTCCAGAAAACCTTATAGGAGGAGGCATGTTGGGGAATGTTTATAGGGCACAACTTCCTGATGGGAAG CTACTTGCAGTCAAGAAACTAGACAAGAGAGCTTCCAGTCAGCAGAAAGATGACGAGTTTCTTGAACTGGTAAACAACATCGATGGAATCCGACATGCCAATATTGTTGAGCTTATTGGTTACTGTGCGGAGCATGGTCAAAGGCTTCTGATCTATGAGTATTGCAGTAATGGTACGCTGCAGGATGCACTGCACTCAGATGATGAACCTAAAAGGAATCTTTCATGGAATACCCGCATTCGGATGGCGCTTGGAGCTGCAAGGGCCTTAGA GTATTTGCATGAGTTCTGTCAGCCGCCAGTCATACACAGGAATTTTAAGTCTTCCAATCTTCTCCTTGACGAAGATCTTTTGGTCCGTGTCTCTGATTGTGGTCTGGCTCCATTGATAGCATCAGGCTCTGTAAGTCAG CTGTCAGGAAGTCTGTTATCTACTTATGGTTATGGAGCTCCAGAATTTGAGTCGGGAATTTATACTCAAAAGAGTGATGTTTACAGCTTTGGAGTGGTTATGTTAGAACTTTTAACAGGTCGAATGTCCTATGACAG GACACGGACTCGTGGGGAGCAATATCTAGTGAGATGGGCAACCACCCAACTTCATGACATTGATGCATTGTCAAGGATGGTTGATCCTGCTCTCAATGGAAAATACCCAACCAAATCTGTATCACACTTTGCAGACGTTATTGCTCGGTGTGTTATG TCTGAGCCAGAATTCAGGCCATCAATGTCTGAAGTTGTCCAGGACTTAATGGACATGATAAGGAGGGAGGCCAATGGCGGTGGATCACATGAAGACTGA